Proteins co-encoded in one Natrinema sp. CBA1119 genomic window:
- a CDS encoding MBL fold metallo-hydrolase — protein MSNTKFDPAAVARRIAENDAADLFVLDVRNEDDYEEWRIDGSTNVPIYDELLEYDYSTLEGHLDELPKDTEIAVVCVAGITSARAAEFLREHGFDAKSVDEGMNGWGRVHRQYDVDATDGVVQIVRPGTGCVSYLAHDGEEAVVVDPSQYVDRYLNAADERDLEIVGVADSHAHADHVSGARRLAGELDVPYYLHGDDAGDLEDVTELADGETISVGDRDLEVLHTPGHTPGSVSFRFGDALLSGDTLFLRSVGRPDLEDSSEDAVREAASRLFDSLERLTALEDETVVLPGHFSDESIRPLATELGDLRAETTNELLSYVEDDDEEAFVETIVESLTDEPANYNEIKQINWGREQPGGDVEALELGPNNCAAN, from the coding sequence CAATACTAAGTTCGATCCGGCAGCGGTCGCTCGACGCATCGCCGAGAACGATGCAGCCGATCTCTTCGTCCTCGACGTCAGGAACGAAGACGACTACGAGGAGTGGCGGATCGACGGAAGCACGAACGTCCCGATCTACGACGAACTGCTGGAATACGACTACTCGACGTTGGAGGGGCACCTAGACGAGCTCCCGAAAGACACGGAAATCGCGGTCGTCTGCGTCGCCGGCATCACGTCGGCGCGGGCCGCGGAGTTCCTCCGCGAGCACGGATTCGACGCGAAATCGGTCGACGAGGGCATGAACGGCTGGGGTCGCGTCCACCGCCAGTACGACGTCGACGCCACCGACGGCGTCGTTCAAATCGTCCGTCCCGGTACGGGCTGCGTCTCGTACCTCGCCCACGACGGCGAGGAGGCCGTCGTCGTGGATCCGAGCCAGTACGTCGATCGGTATCTGAACGCGGCCGACGAGCGCGACCTCGAGATCGTCGGCGTCGCGGACAGCCACGCCCACGCCGACCACGTCTCGGGCGCTCGTCGGCTCGCCGGCGAACTCGACGTCCCATACTACCTCCACGGGGACGACGCCGGCGACCTCGAGGACGTCACGGAACTCGCGGACGGCGAGACGATTTCCGTCGGCGACCGCGACCTCGAAGTGCTCCACACACCCGGACACACGCCCGGCAGCGTCTCGTTCCGGTTCGGCGACGCGCTGCTGTCCGGTGACACGCTGTTCCTCCGCAGCGTCGGCCGCCCCGACCTCGAGGATAGCTCGGAAGACGCCGTCCGCGAGGCCGCCAGCCGGCTATTCGATAGCCTCGAGCGACTGACGGCCCTCGAGGACGAAACCGTCGTCCTTCCGGGTCACTTCAGCGACGAGTCGATTCGTCCGCTGGCGACCGAACTCGGCGACCTCCGGGCGGAGACGACCAACGAACTCCTGAGTTACGTCGAGGACGACGACGAGGAAGCGTTCGTCGAGACGATCGTCGAGAGCCTCACGGACGAACCGGCAAACTACAACGAGATCAAGCAG